In Lycium ferocissimum isolate CSIRO_LF1 chromosome 7, AGI_CSIRO_Lferr_CH_V1, whole genome shotgun sequence, the sequence TTATTTCTGGCTTCGGTGGGATAGGCAAGACAACAATGGCAAAGTATGTGTATAATTTGAACTTCAGTAAGTTTGATGGTAGCAGCTTTTTGTCCAAGATTAGAGAAAATTCAACACACCGTAAAGGTTTAGTTACTCTTCAAAGGCAATTTCTTTCTGATATTTGCAAAAGAAAGCAGAAACCTATCTTTTCTGTGGACGAGGGAATGGCTGAGATGAGAAATGCTGCAAGTTGTAAAAGAATCCTTCTTGTTCTTGATGATGTAGATAACCGTGATCAATTGGATGCTTTACTGGAAATGAAGGACTTGTTATACCCCGGAAGTAAAGTCATTGTGACAACTAGGAACAAGAGATTGCTTAGGCCTTTTGATGTGCATAAGCTTTATGAGATTGAAGCTTTGAATAGAGACGAATCGGTTGAGCTCTTAAGTTGGCATGCATTTGGTCAACATTGTCCTATTAAAGGCTTTGAAGTGTTTTCTGAACAAGTAGCAATCCATTGTGGAGGGCTTCCATTAGCACTTGAAGTTCTAGGTGCTACTTTGGCAGGAAGAAACATGGATATTTGGAGAAGTACAATACAGAAACTGGAAACAATTCCGAATCATCAAATTATCAGGAAACTAACAATAAGTTACGAATCTCTGGAGGATGATCAtgataaaaatttatttctccACCTAGCTTGCTTTTTCTTTGGGGAGGACAGAGATCTAGCAATAGCTATTCTCAATAGGTGCAATTTTTACACTGTAATCGGAATTGAGAATCTCATTGACagaaattttataaaagttaGTACGTCTAACAGGTTGATTATGCATCAAATGATTCGAGATATGGGAAGAGACATTGTTCGCCAAGAATCACCAGCCGAGCCTGGGAAACGCTCTAGACTGTGGCGTTCGAAGGATTCCTTTAATGTCTTAATCCAGAACCGTGTAAGGAATGCTCTCTTATATGTCTCTTAAAGTAACAATTCAAGGGAATTAAGTAGATTTTCACTGATAGCTTATCCTTTGCTAAAACTAGCGCTATTCATGTTGATTCAGTAGTTAACATAGTTCTCAATTAAGTTCAATAAAATGGGTTGAAGATGAGGAGTACCTTTGCTTCACAGTTATATATTCTTGAACCAGCAATATTTGTAAATTTTCATTTATTGAGCTaactatttcttcttcttcttcttcttcttcttcttggttatgttcatcatcttctttttttgtcattCCCTTCTTAATGCCTACTTGCCTCTACTCATCATTTTCTGTCCTCTATCTGAACAGGCCACTCAAACAATTCAGGGCATTATCCTCGACATGGATATGCTCATGGAGAATGACATAGTTAACTCAAGCTTTTCCGCCATTGATTTCAAGAAACACAAAGCAAAAAACTTTCTCAAATATTCTAATCCCGAGAGAGGTCAATTCAAACAGAAAAGGTTTGGTTTTTCTCCACGGCATTTGGCAGATGCCAAAGAAGTAacaaatgagctgattttggaAACAGACGTATTTGCAAATATGCAAAAGTTAAGACTGCTCCAATTCGATCACGTTGAGCTTCAAGGATCTTTTGATGTTTTTCCTAAGAGATTAAGATGGTTGCGCTGGTCAGAGCTGCAACTAGAATGCATGCCAATTGATTTTCCTCTAGAGAGCCTTGTAGTGATTGAATTACAACGTAGCAGCTTGAGGAAAATTTGGCATGGAGTCAAGGTGTGTTGATAATATGCTTCATTCTTTAAGGTGTAGAAGAAACTAACTTAGTTTTATCTAACACGGTTATCATTTCTATCTTTGTCATTCAGTTCCTTAAATATCTGAAGATTTTCGATCTCAGCCATTCCTACGAGCTTCTAAGAACACCTGATTTTTCCGGACTCCCCAATCTTGAGAAATTGATCCTTCGATATTGTACAAGCTTGATTGAACTTCATGAGACCATCGGATGTCTAGAATCACTTACTCTGTTGAACctcaaaaattgcaaaaatttgCAGAGACTTCCAGATAGCATTTGCATGCTAAAATGTCTGGAGACACTAAATATCTCTGGTTGCTCAAATCTTGAATATGTACTGATGGATCTGGATAAAATGGATTCGCTGAGAGAGCTGTATGCTGATGAAATTGCAGTTCACGAAATGATTTCTACTGCAGAAGAGGTCCAACCATGGTATGGATTCCTTCGATCCTGGATGTGGAAGGGAACAATATGTCCTGAAGTTTCACATATTAGTTTACCTAATTCTTTGGTTACTTTGAGCCTTGCTAAATGCAATCTATCTGACGATGCTTTTCCAGTTGCTTTCGGTAGCCTCTCCTTATTGCAAAACTTAGATTTGAGCCAAAATAAATTTTGCAGTCTACCAAAGGGCATAACTTATCTTACTAGACTTCAGAAGCTAGAAGTGGAAAGCTGTGAAAAGCTCAAGTCGCTCTTAGGGCTTCCCAGTATAGAACATCTTAATGTTACTAACTGCAGGTTGTTAgagaaaatatcatatcaatCTAAATCATCTagactgaaggatttgcttgtgTCAAATTGCGTTGAATTAGTTGAAATAGACGGAAATTTCAAGTTAGAACCCTTGAGAAATACTGAAGCAGAGATGCTTTGCAAGTTGGGCTTGTGGAACTTGGCTCCTATGGACAATGTCATGATCAATCTTACATCTAATATACTGAGTTACTACCGAATACACGGTAAAGGTTGGACTCCATCAAGGAAGACGAAGAAAGTTGTTCTTCAGGTATGTCCTGCTACCTATACAGGCGTATCTTCTCTTAAATGCAACATATGCAAATGCTTAATTAGTTATAAAAGAtatgatattttattttcactttatcTTGCTCGTCTTTTTTCGTCTTTTGTGAGCACACACCTGGAATATTCACATAGACAAGAACTTATAAATGTTTATGGGTTATTTTTTTGCAGGGACTGTACCAACCAGGTGTCTTTAGCACTTTTCTTCCAGGTGAACATGTTcgttcttggtttagctcaaaGTTTACAAATGAGTCACGTACATCCTTCAAAGTGCCTACCTGTAATTCCAGAATCGAAGGCTTGAGTTTTTGTATTGTGTACAAGCGTTCCACGATTGGGCTCTCACCAAGCATTCTCCGTCCCCCACGCCTAACTCCGTCTCCAAGAATAGCTCAACTTCCCATGCGCAAAGCTCAAGGAAGACCCCTTCGTTATCGGCCAGTGCAAAATAAACCATATGAATCAACTTTTGACTGCCCATGCATTACAGTTAATAACTTAACTCGGAGTTTGAAATGGTCTTACCAGCCCTTGTTCTACGGAGTTCCAGAAGGGAAGAAAGGAATGATGTGGTTAAGCCATTGGAAACTTGAGAATCAGTTGAGTAGTGATGATGGTATAGAGGTCACAGTTACCTCAGGAGATGGAATCACAGTTATGGAGTTTGGGATCAAAATTCTGCATGGTGAAGAGCCAAAAGTGCTAGGAGAACCAAGCTGTGAAGATGCAAGTGGAGAGAGAGATATTGTTAATCCATTCTGGGATGATGTTTTGGGAGATACTAGCTCGAAGAATACTTGTTCTGTTCGGCTTCCTCCTACTTATCGTTCCATACGTGCTGCTCATGAGCCCTTTATGGAGATGGCACTGAAGAGAAATATGTCGGACTGTAACTAGGAACctactaataggcaattacattTCATTATACACACtcaaaatgcatatcaaagTAAGAAATATGTTTATATGTCTAGCCATGATGAATTTCAAATAAACTTTGGAGGCTTTAACTAGGTGGGACTTTctagcttcttctttttcatctgtATTCTGCTTTTAAGCTTGAGCCTCCACGTCTGTCAAATATGTTCTGAATGTACACACAAGGAATTCATGTCCTTAAGCGAAGAACACGAGGAATCTTTTGATGGAGGAGAAACAACAATCCAGAAACAAATGGAGGAGAAAAAACAATCCAGAAAGAGATGGGGAAGCGCGCGCACCCACGGACATCAGCTTCTATGGGGCAATCAATTGTTATCATCATCAATGTACTCTCTGGACATGCCTATATTCCTCTTATACCACACATTAGAAGTATGTTTTTGCAGTCATCATTTGGTTTATAGCTTGGAGATTTATTCCAATTACTAAAGGCATGGGAATTAGGATACAACACAAACTGGGTAAATTTGTTTTCCACCCAAAACTAGACAGCTTACGCATAAATTTAGCAAAATGGAGAAGACCAATTAAAAAGTAATTGATGCTGCTGGAATCCAGTTACACGCCGAGACTTCTATATATGATACGTATTACCAAAACTCAGATCAAGACATGTTACGTGAGATAGACATCCCGGAAAGCAGAAAACAAAGGAACTTCTAATTCTTACAGGACTGCACCACTACTGAAACAAATTGATTGAAGGACAGGTAGATACTGCTTGATTTTGAGGTAAAGGAGCTTGAACGATAATGCATAAAAGTAACTTTCAATGCCCATATCCAGATCTCAAAAGATTTCCCCGTGACAAAAGATGCTTGTATGCTTAAATCTGGAATACAAAGGACATACACTAAAAATAAATCCAGGGGAACCAACCCACATCAAAGGAAAGCAATCACAGTAAGGCCATTCTGATTTTCTGATACTAGTAACGAAGATGAGAGTTTGGTACATAGCTCTCTAGCAATACTAACTTCGTTCACAAAGCAAAACTGGAAGAACCTACGAATAGAAAAAGGGGGTGTGGGTGGGGCATACAAGCACTATTTTGAAGAGGTGAGGAAGAATGTCAAGACCAAGGTTGGAAAAATTGTACATTTATTCATCATCTTGGACTTTggacttctttttcttctttttacttTCAACTGCAGCTTGGAGTTCCTCTCCATTTTCCTCcttgttcatctttttcttcttcttctttgctgTTCCATCCTCATGCACACCATTTGCGTTATCAACAGTCTGATCCTCTTCATGCTCTGCCTCCTGTTCTGATTTccgtttctccttcttcttcttcttcttttcggACTTTggttcttcggaggcatcgccaTTTGTGTCCTCAATCATGGGTTGAGCATATTCCACTGTCTCAACTTTggatttctttttcttgcttttctttgCGGAAGTCTCATCGACGTCCATTTCTGTGTCTGCAGCACACAAATGGTTGATAGATACTCAATGTGGAAGCCAAAATATGTATATCCAATCAAAATTCTAGGAATTAGTTGAAACTGATGTTCAGCCAATAAACATACATTTAATCCATCTTTAATAATGCATGCAGATAAAGCCTAATAGCATTTACTGAGCAAGTACAAGAGAAGCatgatacaacattcaaaactcTTATTATACTAGCAACAAGTTGTCAAGAATGTGCACCATTCAGGTATACTTGTACCAATTCCATCTATTTGAACAACATTAAGTCTATATATTCTCCTTATATCTTAGGAAATGAGCATTTCATTATGTTACGTTTAGTATGTCCAGTGTAGAGATTGTAACTCAATATGAAACCTAGCATCATGCTCCCAAAACTCACCTTTGTCTTGGACTGTTTCAATAGCAGATTTCATCACATCTAGGTTTTTTCGTGGTGCAACCCCCTTGTCATAAAAGTCTAGGCGCTCCTCAACTTGTTCACGGAGTTTCTCTCCAAAAGTAGTAGTACTGTTATCTGTAGACAAATACGGGAAAGGAAGTGAGAACGAAAAAAAACGAAGAAACAAAATCTTGTACGAAAACCATTAGGTAATGAAGTGACGAAATGTTTGCCTCTAGTCTGTAAGACACTGACCTAAGAAACAGTCGAGACGAGAAGCAATAGAACACTTGTTTGCGAGATAACGAGCCATTCGACCTTTGTTTTTTGCAGAGGCACGGCCAATGAATGAAGAATGGAATATGAGTCCATATTTTGGCGTATTCCCTTTGGTTTTCAAGGCCCTGAAACAAAATGATAGGAAGTGACACTTAGAATGTGATTAGACAAAATGTAGGTATCATGTGTAGCTGAATAAAGCAAACCTGACATGAGACGATGAGCAAGTGCAAACTAAAATTCATAAGAGCAGATTACCTGAATAGTGCCTTCTCAGCACCAAGGATCTGAAGGGTAGAAGAAGGGCACTTTGCCAAATTTGTGAGACTGCCAGCATGAGAAATTAAGCGAGCACCCACAACTTCACCAATCAGAGCAGCCAAATTTGGTGCTATGTCGTTCATTTTGGCAACCAGATAATCATAAAGATTCTTCCTGTATTCAACAAGGTCCATTACCCTCTGTGCAAATAGGTTGACATTAATCATGTCAACTGGCGACAAATCCTGGCCTGGGAATTAGAACCAAACGAGTTAACAGAAGGAATAAGCATCTTTTCCATGACTTGTAAAAGGTTAATATTATACCCATGGATGCTTTTGCTGCTTCTACAATTTCTTTTGCTTTATCTTCATCTCCAACTATTTCGGTCAGTGCTGAAATTTTGTCTTCAGACAATTGGGATTTGTCATCAACAAATTTCACAACTCTGGCATATAGGTAATTGTCATTGACAATCTTGACCAACTCCGGGAAATGCCAAGAGTACCATTCTCTGCATCAATATGTATTCAATTCAGGAATCAAAATAGAATGAGATTGAGAGTGGCCTTCAAACAAACATATGTTTCATCCATATTCCAGAAAGCCATGCAGACGCAAGAACATCGGATCTGATACCAAATAGTGGcctaaatattttttgaaatatattatCTGTTACTGAGATAAGTTGAACTGATAGAGAAACGGCAAGGAAGTTCCAAGCATGCATCAGACTCTCCATGCAATTACACGCATGTCATACAAACACATATCCATTTGAAGACACGAAAACTACAAACCAAGCATCAGCAATGTAAGTTTACATTAGTACCAATCTGATTATGGTATGGCACGTCGTCTGTATCGTGTTAATACTGAGAACATATGAGTCGAGATAAGGCAAAGAAGAAGCATACCTGACTCTCATGGCAAAGGTATTTATATCTTTATCAAGAGTATCAAGTAGGACAATTGCCTGAGTAACCATATTGTCAACACGATTAACATTGAACTTGACCTTTGCTCTGCTGTAACTGTGACTCAGACCAAGTTGGGCTTTCTCCAAATCACCGGGCtacaagaaaaaggtcaaaacaATAAGTAGGAGTTCACATATCTGAGAATGTTTTAAACTTTTAAGATATACACTAGTTTAAGATATACACTCCTGATTGACCTATGTTAGATAATCAAGCAATAAAGAATAGTGAATAACAAGGGTCAACTGCCTGTTTGCTGTTCTTTTTTTTATCCCAAACAAAGGCCAAAATATCAATTAAAGGCCCAAGCCACTCGAACAGATGAGATAAAAACAAAACTAGGGATACTTCAAAGTGAACTAAGGCAAGGATAAATTGTTTGGCAAGCAAAGGGAGAAAATAAACCTTTAGGTTTTCGATGAACTTCCCAAAATGCGATCGTACTCCACGCAAAATCTCTTCAACAAACCCGTTACATTGGCATGGAATCTTAGTTACTTCATGGATATGAGACCCAAGCTTAGAATCTGCCACTCCTAAACTGAACTTAGCTTTCTTACCCTCCTTGACTTTTGGGAGACTACGCTCCAAGAAGTTCTGTAGCTCCTCAGTCATTCGGCCTGGAACACCAATTCAAAAAATCCAGTCAGCACAATAAACTAACAAACAAAACtgaggaaaaatgaaaaataaagtacATCAAATAGCTCGGCCTGACAGACCATTGCTTCAACCACATTTCTCAGCATTTTAACACTATCCAGTTACTTAAAACCCAACTAAAAGTAACAATTAATAGTAAATGAGGATTGGACCTGGAAACTAAAGTAGGTTAATTCTAGTAGCAGTAAAATCACATCAATAGTGCAAAAAATTCGATACATTGcacaacatatccagtgaatAAAACTTAAAAACAACATATTTTCAGCTTCTAAATTCGTACTTGGTAATTTTGGTGCATAAATACTTAGCTAATGCAAcacaaaaatatatcaaaagcaTAATTGTTTGACCGCATGAAAATCTTGGAACACAAAAAGATATACTCTCTCGTTTTCATAATAAGGGATACCAAgaaaacattaaagaacaacttCTTTTTTTAAGTAAGTTGTAAGGGTAAGCTAGTAAAAACACTTCTTACTCCCTAAGAGTGAGTAGCTTTCTTAAGGGGTGCGCGCAAGataaaaacaccacttattatgaaacggagggagtatcttcTACTTCAAAAAAATATGAGACTTTCAACACCATGCACCACAATATCACTAACTCAGAAAAATTTAAACCCCATTAACATAATAGAGGTAAAACCACACATGCATAGACCCCAAACCTGAATACACACAAAAACTGATACAGAAGCAAAAAACTATTAACCTTCAGAAACAGCGTTGCATTGATTGAGAGCATCAAGTGCAGATTCAAAAGGGTTAAAAGCTTCAATCTTTACTACTTTGCCAAAGCGAACAAGGTCAGTAATAGAGTTCCTAACAGCCTCAGTGTTCTGACCAATTTCATCAATACCATGAGCATAGAACAAACCATAACCAGACGCCGACTCGTACAATAGATACAACGCCATTGTACAAAGTTGCTTGGAATTTCGCTTCTCCTGTGTTTTTTTTGTACAAGAGCAAATGTGCTAGGTTTAGGGTTTATAAGAGGTTTAtagtgggaaaaaaaattaggggaAGGGAAATAAGGCTTGGGCTGTTCAGAAAAATAAGATTTGGGCTGCATTAGGTAGGCCCAATTTCGGGCTTGGTTATGAATTGGGCTATTTGAGGTTAATATGGATTGGGCTCAATTAACAGTATAGTAATCCAGATGTGGATTTGGCCTAATATAAGTCATTACTGGTAGAGGAGGATTTGGGATTTAATAATTAAGATTTCTACggtgattttaatttaatataataaaaatctaattcataatttaatatttatagatatatataataaatttcttaatacaaatatatttgGTATGAACAAAAATTGCTAGGTTCATGTGAACCCGTAATTTACAAGCTAGATTTGCCTATGATCATTGACCATATTGCTTCATTTGAGCACAACATACACCCATATTatccaataataataataataataataacaaagataatgatgatgacgacgGCGCAACAACGACGGCAAGTTACAACGAATGTGATAATAATGATATAATAGTAAAGCATTAAAAGTTATCTATATTTTCTATTGACATATAATTTAATACAGGATTAAAAGACTTTAGAAAACGTAAGACCTAAAGTGAAGGTACTGGTGTGACTAAAACCTAGTCCGAACAAATTGGTATCCCCTATATAAATATATCTTCTTTATGTGTGCCATATTTTTTGCTATGCCGGGATGAATTCCAAGAGATTAAAGATTTATCGAGACGACTTCCTTCCATGTGATTTTAGGTCTACTCTCCTTTAATTATTTTAGTTTATCAAGATTTCACACCTCAAAACTAGTGCATCTAGAGGTCACAGGACATGACCGAATAAACATTAAGCACTCTTCTCTCGTTTTTATTCTTGATGCGTGCTACTTGCTCCTTCCTTTTAATGTGGTCAATGGCAGTTTTATCTAATCTTCTATGACCATGCATCAATCTTAGCATGCGCATTTCATTGACACCATCTTGTGGATATGCTATACATTAGTGACCCAACACTTATTTCATATAACATTGTTTGGTTTTATGTTGCATGGGGCAAAGTGTTGGCTAGTCAATAAATCCGACGTCCAGAAGATGAAGGTTGCGGAAATGAGGatgttgcgatggatgtgtgggcatactagAAAGGATAGGATTAGCAATGAAATATCCGGGACAAAGTGGGAGTGGCttcggtggaagacaagatgcagGAAGTGATGCTGAGATGGTTCGAGCATGTTCAGAGGAGAAGCATGAAGGCTCCAGTGTAGTAGTGTGAGAGGTTGACTATGGATGATTTCAGGAGAGGTTGAGGTAGaacgaagaagtattggggagaagTGATTAGGCAGGAGATGACGCAGTTGCAGCTTAACGAGGATATGACCTTAGATGGAAGTTTGTGGAAGACGCGGATTAGGGTACAAGGTTAGTACGTAGTAAAGCGTTGTCTCGTGTATCCTTCCATACTAGTAGGTGTAGTATCATCTTTTTAGTTTCCTCTCCTTGGGAATCCTGTTACTATATGTTGTCTCTTATACTTCGATTAACGTATTAGTTTGCTGCAGTTCTGTTACTTTTCTTCATAATGcttatttatagtatttttccATGACATCTTTACTTTCATCAATGATTTTCTGGCCTTTTTTGTCatgctttctcttgagccgagggtttttcagaaacaacctctctacctcccaaggcaGGGGTAAGCTTCGCATACACTCtacctccccagaccccactagtgagatgttgttgattgttttgttttataattgctttatagaacttacctttcatTTTGATAGGTACGTCATGACACACAACACCTATCATAACACTTCTTCGTTTCGATAATTTTTCTTTGATCATATGTGTCATATCTTTATCTGTCATACCAGTTTTATGCGGTGTTGAGCCTATAATTCTCTATTGGTTGTATTTAGACACCGCAATCACGTTTGATCTCATATCAAgttcaaatttcttataatgACTAAATCTGCAAATGCATATTAGTCTTACTTATGTTTATATCATAAACTGTTACTCTATAAAGCGGTTCTTCACAATTCAAGCATTTGATTGGCATGCTTGTTGATTTCATCAATAATACCTCAATCAGAAGAGAAGGTAGAGTTCATTTGTTATGAATTTGCTTTTCGTGCTCCTTGAATCGACTCTTGTAAATTTTAAGTAGATATTTGAATAATATTTGATTGAggttgaaaaatataatttatcttgAAGTGCAAAAAAAATATTCGAAAATTACTTCTGCACAACTAACAACAGAGGCACGTGAAGGGATCCATGcaaggaaattagaatatggACCAATAAGGATTGTGATAGAGTGGTAAGTACTTCTTCATTATTGACTAGAGTCTCGGCTTCGAGTCCTCCGGGTACAAAGTTACTTTTGTTAAGGATCGCTTTACCCCTCAAAGTGGAACTTTTCGACGTGAATCCAGATGCAGATACTAGACACCgagtgaaaaataaagaaaaacaggTAATTAGAATACAGAGAAAAGAATGTGAAGACCAAAAAAAGCACAATATTTTGaacaataataaagaaataaactGAAGCAATATAATTAAttccaaaataaaatttctatAAATTAATAGTATAATATTTGATATGCCTCATCAAGATAAAATAATTGCTGAACAACTAATGTTGTGGTTGATTAACACTGTTAGATAATATATGTATTAAGTTGGCAAGATTTTCTTTGcatataacataaaataagaatACATTTATTAGCAGTACGaagattaaaatatttaaagacaaAATATGCTTTAGATTTTTCCAAAAGTAATTAATTCATGGTTTTAATCTCTTCATTATTGATTATTTCATTGTAATACATTCATTATTAATCATTACTTAAATAATTCTAACATCGTGATCCCCACCTGGCTAACATATAGATTAAACGACCCCTTAGTTGTTTACTACTACTAGTATTAATTGACTTTAACGGCTTTGAAGTTTTCCGAGTCTTGGATTGAAAGTaagtatttttgtaaatttgaaGAGTCATTAATGTCAAAGTTATACATTAGGGTCCAAAATAACTTTACTTATATACTTAATTGCGGTCGTTTTTGAgccccaaaaagaaaaatatcatGATAGCAAGCGCTTTCCTTTTAAATGGAGTTTATGCGCAAATTTGGATCAATCAAACTTTCAAATAACGAATTGTTATATCAAAAAATCTGTAAAGTAATACATTAGGAACCAAATTAATTCCACCTCTATACTCATTG encodes:
- the LOC132064370 gene encoding disease resistance protein RUN1-like isoform X1, with amino-acid sequence MATELKSQVFLSFKGKDTGNTFADHLYEALLGAGFATFRSGDENERREEIKLELQKGIKESGVSIIIFSNDYVSSSLCLDELVMILDCKRISRRAVLPIFYHVDPSDVRKQKGRIGEAFDRHESGNEWKAMVRKWREALKEVADLGGMVLQNQAEGHESKFIQKILKVVENKLSRPVLYVCPHLIGIERRVEKINSWLEDESIDVDTLVISGFGGIGKTTMAKYVYNLNFSKFDGSSFLSKIRENSTHRKGLVTLQRQFLSDICKRKQKPIFSVDEGMAEMRNAASCKRILLVLDDVDNRDQLDALLEMKDLLYPGSKVIVTTRNKRLLRPFDVHKLYEIEALNRDESVELLSWHAFGQHCPIKGFEVFSEQVAIHCGGLPLALEVLGATLAGRNMDIWRSTIQKLETIPNHQIIRKLTISYESLEDDHDKNLFLHLACFFFGEDRDLAIAILNRCNFYTVIGIENLIDRNFIKVSTSNRLIMHQMIRDMGRDIVRQESPAEPGKRSRLWRSKDSFNVLIQNRATQTIQGIILDMDMLMENDIVNSSFSAIDFKKHKAKNFLKYSNPERGQFKQKRFGFSPRHLADAKEVTNELILETDVFANMQKLRLLQFDHVELQGSFDVFPKRLRWLRWSELQLECMPIDFPLESLVVIELQRSSLRKIWHGVKFLKYLKIFDLSHSYELLRTPDFSGLPNLEKLILRYCTSLIELHETIGCLESLTLLNLKNCKNLQRLPDSICMLKCLETLNISGCSNLEYVLMDLDKMDSLRELYADEIAVHEMISTAEEVQPWYGFLRSWMWKGTICPEVSHISLPNSLVTLSLAKCNLSDDAFPVAFGSLSLLQNLDLSQNKFCSLPKGITYLTRLQKLEVESCEKLKSLLGLPSIEHLNVTNCRLLEKISYQSKSSRLKDLLVSNCVELVEIDGNFKLEPLRNTEAEMLCKLGLWNLAPMDNVMINLTSNILSYYRIHGKGWTPSRKTKKVVLQGLYQPGVFSTFLPGEHVRSWFSSKFTNESRTSFKVPTCNSRIEGLSFCIVYKRSTIGLSPSILRPPRLTPSPRIAQLPMRKAQGRPLRYRPVQNKPYESTFDCPCITVNNLTRSLKWSYQPLFYGVPEGKKGMMWLSHWKLENQLSSDDGIEVTVTSGDGITVMEFGIKILHGEEPKVLGEPSCEDASGERDIVNPFWDDVLGDTSSKNTCSVRLPPTYRSIRAAHEPFMEMALKRNMSDCN
- the LOC132064371 gene encoding nucleolar protein 56-like, which encodes MALYLLYESASGYGLFYAHGIDEIGQNTEAVRNSITDLVRFGKVVKIEAFNPFESALDALNQCNAVSEGRMTEELQNFLERSLPKVKEGKKAKFSLGVADSKLGSHIHEVTKIPCQCNGFVEEILRGVRSHFGKFIENLKPGDLEKAQLGLSHSYSRAKVKFNVNRVDNMVTQAIVLLDTLDKDINTFAMRVREWYSWHFPELVKIVNDNYLYARVVKFVDDKSQLSEDKISALTEIVGDEDKAKEIVEAAKASMGQDLSPVDMINVNLFAQRVMDLVEYRKNLYDYLVAKMNDIAPNLAALIGEVVGARLISHAGSLTNLAKCPSSTLQILGAEKALFRALKTKGNTPKYGLIFHSSFIGRASAKNKGRMARYLANKCSIASRLDCFLDNSTTTFGEKLREQVEERLDFYDKGVAPRKNLDVMKSAIETVQDKDTEMDVDETSAKKSKKKKSKVETVEYAQPMIEDTNGDASEEPKSEKKKKKKEKRKSEQEAEHEEDQTVDNANGVHEDGTAKKKKKKMNKEENGEELQAAVESKKKKKKSKVQDDE
- the LOC132064370 gene encoding disease resistance protein RPV1-like isoform X2, translated to MATELKSQVFLSFKGKDTGNTFADHLYEALLGAGFATFRSGDENERREEIKLELQKGIKESGVSIIIFSNDYVSSSLCLDELVMILDCKRISRRAVLPIFYHVDPSDVRKQKGRIGEAFDRHESGNEWKAMVRKWREALKEVADLGGMVLQNQAEGHESKFIQKILKVVENKLSRPVLYVCPHLIGIERRVEKINSWLEDESIDVDTLVISGFGGIGKTTMAKYVYNLNFSKFDGSSFLSKIRENSTHRKGLVTLQRQFLSDICKRKQKPIFSVDEGMAEMRNAASCKRILLVLDDVDNRDQLDALLEMKDLLYPGSKVIVTTRNKRLLRPFDVHKLYEIEALNRDESVELLSWHAFGQHCPIKGFEVFSEQVAIHCGGLPLALEVLGATLAGRNMDIWRSTIQKLETIPNHQIIRKLTISYESLEDDHDKNLFLHLACFFFGEDRDLAIAILNRLIMHQMIRDMGRDIVRQESPAEPGKRSRLWRSKDSFNVLIQNRATQTIQGIILDMDMLMENDIVNSSFSAIDFKKHKAKNFLKYSNPERGQFKQKRFGFSPRHLADAKEVTNELILETDVFANMQKLRLLQFDHVELQGSFDVFPKRLRWLRWSELQLECMPIDFPLESLVVIELQRSSLRKIWHGVKFLKYLKIFDLSHSYELLRTPDFSGLPNLEKLILRYCTSLIELHETIGCLESLTLLNLKNCKNLQRLPDSICMLKCLETLNISGCSNLEYVLMDLDKMDSLRELYADEIAVHEMISTAEEVQPWYGFLRSWMWKGTICPEVSHISLPNSLVTLSLAKCNLSDDAFPVAFGSLSLLQNLDLSQNKFCSLPKGITYLTRLQKLEVESCEKLKSLLGLPSIEHLNVTNCRLLEKISYQSKSSRLKDLLVSNCVELVEIDGNFKLEPLRNTEAEMLCKLGLWNLAPMDNVMINLTSNILSYYRIHGKGWTPSRKTKKVVLQGLYQPGVFSTFLPGEHVRSWFSSKFTNESRTSFKVPTCNSRIEGLSFCIVYKRSTIGLSPSILRPPRLTPSPRIAQLPMRKAQGRPLRYRPVQNKPYESTFDCPCITVNNLTRSLKWSYQPLFYGVPEGKKGMMWLSHWKLENQLSSDDGIEVTVTSGDGITVMEFGIKILHGEEPKVLGEPSCEDASGERDIVNPFWDDVLGDTSSKNTCSVRLPPTYRSIRAAHEPFMEMALKRNMSDCN